From the Actinomycetota bacterium genome, the window AAGCCACCGTCACCGCCGACGCTGCCGGGCACCGTCTGGATCAACCGACCCAACGACACCGCCGACAAGGAGCAGCCGACTCAGTAGTTCCTTGAAGATCTTGTCTCAAGAAGCTTGACAGGTTCCGGGCTGCGCGCGGCACCTCCGTCTCGGAATGCACTCCTAGTGGGCGGTGACCTGTGCGGGGAATGGCGTCGTTCATCGCCCACTCGACGCGAGCCTTGCCCGTCACCTCTTGCCGGCGCCTCACTCGGCCGATCCGATGGGTTGCCACCGGTCGGCCAGCTTTCGCCACTGACGCTGTCGGTAGTAGGGCCGCAGACGGATCCGAGCGGGCCGCGTCGAGGTGTGTACGAGCACGGCGCGGTCGGTCGGGAGCCGCCGGAGCTCGTCGACGGTGGCCAACGGCCGCCACGTTTCGGACTCGGACAGGTTCGAGGCCCGTCCGGTGGTGGATCGCTGGAGAATCCGTTCGTCGCCGAGCAGGCCCGACAGGTACTCGAGTAGCCCTCGGTCGGTGACGCCGGACAGCACGACCTTGGCCTGGTGGTTGTTGAGGATGGTGCGGGCCCGGTCACGGCCGTAGCGGTCCTCGATCTGGGCGAGGTCCTGCCAGACCGTGACGAGTTGCACGCCGCGGTCGCGGCTAACGAAGGCGTAGCGGTCGAGATCCTGCAACGGCGCCGAGTTCGCGGCCTCGTCCAGCAGCACCATCAGCGGCCGCCCGGCACGGACACCGCGGTTCACTCGGTTGGCGGCGTGGCGCATCACCGCGTCCACCAGACCGACGAACAGTGGCCGGAGGATCCGCTGGTTGTCCTCGTCGTTTGCCTCATGCTGCGAGCGCCGATCTGGCCGGCGTCGGCGACCAAGCCATCAACTGACCGACGCTCGCGTCTATGCGACGCTCGGTCCACGGATGCCCACCGACCCCTCGTCCGGCGGCCGGCTGCGACGCCACAGCAGCAACTGTGACACCGATGATCCCTGCCGCCGGGACGCACGACCATGGGCCACATCAGCCACTGCCGGGGGAGCGGGCCCATCGTCACGCATCGTCGCCCACTGCGCTCGCTCGTCGATGTAGCGGCGTTGCCGCTCAGCCAGCACCCCGCCAGTACCCAGCCGTACGGCTGCGGCGTCCAGCAGCTCCGCGACCAGCGGCCCGCTTGCCGCCACCCACGCCCCGCGCTCCTCGTAGACCAGCCCGTAGCACTCCAGACGGCGCAGTATCCGCCGCGCGTACACCCGCGCCCATTGCAATGCCTGGGCCAGCTCTGCCGCCGTCACCGTCCCCATCCGCTCCAGCTGCAGCCACATCCGTCGTGCCGCCGATCCCAGCAACGCACCGACGCTCGGGCTCCCTGAAGGGCGGTGCGCCCACGCATCGTGCGCTCGTAGCCCCTCAGGGGTGTGTACATCTGGTGTGGCAGTTAGGTCCCTGGGCAGAAGCCGCCCGAGCGGGGTCGGCTCGATCGTGACCGCGGCGATGTTCCCGTCGACGTCGAGGTCCAGGCGGAGCACGCCGTGGTCGGCCCAGCGCCGGTAGCTGCGCCCGACCGTGCGGGCAGACACGCCAGCGGCGACGGCGATGGTGCGTTGGTCGGCGCCGATGGTCAGGTGGCCAGTGCGGGCGGCTTCGGCGGCTAGAGCGCCGAGCACCGCCCGGCCGGACTGGGTCAGCCAGCGGGGCCGTGACCCGTCGGGCAGCTCGATGAGGTCCCAGTGCGCGGCGACGGCCGTGACGGCGGCCGGTATCGGTGGACGCGGGGCGCGCCGGTGCTTGCCGGCGATTCTGGCCACGTCGTTGCGCACACGGGTGTGGAGGTCGGCCCGGCCGAGCCGGTCTCGGAGGTAGTCGACCGCTGGGGAGTCGACCAGCCGGTCGGTGATCCGCGCGGGGTCCCAGCCGCGCGAGAGCAGATGGCCGATGAGGCGACAGCCCTCCACCGACCGGTTCGCCGCCGGGCCCGGGCCGCACTCGAGCAGGTGGCGAGCCCACGCAGCCGGGGCAGCGGCGCCGGCGGTGGGTCTGGGGCGCCCGGCGGCTTGGACAGCGCTAGTGGGCGCGAGCCGGTCCAACAGCAGCGCCCAGCCGGCTGCGGTCGGGCCCGGCCCGGCAAGCGCTTCGAGGATCTCGTCGGGACGCTCGAGGGTGGGCCACCATCCAGAGCGGTGACGTGACCCGGGCGGTCGAACCTGCTGCGCCGCCGGTGGGCCGTCCACCAGCCCGCCGATTGCGCTCAGGTCCGGGTACCGGACGCGCAGCAACTCGGCGAGCCGCTGCCGGTGCTCCAGCCGCAACGTGTGATGGCCTGTGACCAGCCACACGTGCTCGTTGGCCCAGCGGCCGTGGCCGCCTCCCGACGGGACCCTCACGACCGCCACGCCGCAGGGCCGCACGAGCGCGATCAGGTCGTGCACCTGCCCGCGCATGCGGTCGCGGGCCGCGTCGGTGAGCGCCCGGTCGTAGTCGACGTCGAGCACCATGTAGGCGTACGACGGGGTCACGGTCAGAGGGTGGTTGATCGCGACCATGGCGACGCGGTCGGGCGGGACCGAGCCGGCCAGGACGTTGGCGCCGCCGGCGGCGTAGCGGCGCCCGTGGGTGTTGCCCGGCCGGCGCACGAGTTCGGCCAGCCCGGCCGCGATCAGGGCGGGCTCGCCACTGGCCACGAGCTGGCGGGCCTGGGCGATCTGGGTCCGCCGCTCTTGCCCGCGCGTGTAGCGGTTGGCGGTCACCGGCGGGGTGCCTGCCGGCCGTGTTGCGCGGCGCTAGGACACGTTCGCGGCGGTCGTCGGCCGCGCGGCCCGTCGCAGGCGGCCGCCGACCCTGGTGGGTCGATCATCGGGTCGGTACTCCTCGGGTGTGAGGGCGTACTCGACCTGCACCAGGACTCCGGGTATACTCACGACCACATCGGTATCGTGAGCTCCTTCTGCGCCCGGAGCTCTGGCCAGATCCAGAGACCAGACCCCGGTTGCCGCCGGGGTCGTCTCGTATCTACGCCCGTTCTTCAACGTCACACGGGGCGTTCCGCAGGCGTGTGGGCTCCTGTCGTCACGCAACGCCGCACCCCGTCCTGTCTCCCCATCTGTAAGAAGGGCGGGCGCGGACGGCGAACGTGACAGGCACGCGCCGACAGCTTCGTCATATTGCAGTATGCTGGCGGTGTGGCCGTCGACGCCGTGATGAATAGGGTCCGCCCGTGTGGGGCGGACCGTGGATGTCGACGACCTGGTGACCGCGGGTGTGATCGTGGTGCGGATGGGTCTGACGCGGGTGCAGCGCGTCCATGAGCTGCTGCGACACAGCACGGCGCCGATGCCGCCGCCGGTCTACACCGGCCCGCGCATCCACCTGTGGCTGTGGTCGGAGGTGGCCGCCTGGGCGCGGCTGGCGGGCCGTGAGGCGGTGTCGCCCGACGACTGGGTGCCGGCCGGGCTGCTGGTCGAGCGCCTGGATGTCGACCCCGACGACCTCACCGACGATGAGCACGTCGCCGCTAGGCGCACCCGCGAGGGTCGGCGGTGGCGGTGGGGGGACGCCGAACAGGTGTGGATCGACCGGATCAACCGTCCACGCCGGTGACTCGCCTGCCCGGGGAATGAGTCGCTCGACGCGGTGCGCCGAACCTTCTTCCCACCGGCACGGACCACGGTTACCGTACGAACCCGACGAGACGGGCCGTGCGTCCTGTAGGCGGGGGAGCGGGGGGCCGACGTGACCAGCACCGGACCAACAATCGCGCCGTTTCGCTCCCGGGCGGCCAGCCACACGCCGCCGGACGGTGGCGTGGCGGGCATGCCGTCCCCGGCGCGGCGCCGTCGGCCGGTGCTGGTGATCGTGGGGCTGGTGCTGGCGGCGCTGGCCGCCACTCTGGTCGCGGCCGCGCTCAACGCCGCGTCGGCCCGCACGCTGGTGTGGGCCACCGCCACCGCCGTAGCCCGCGGCCAACCGGTCGAACCCGACGGCCTCCAACCGGTGGAGGTGGCTGCCGACGCCGCCGCGGGGCTGGTGCCCGCCACGGTGACGTCGCGCGATGAGCTAACCGGCCGGGTGTGGGCCGCGGATCTGCCCGCCGGACAGCTGGTGTCGTCGGCTCTGACCGTGCAGCAGCTGACGGTGGCCGACGGGATGGCGCTGGTCGGGGTGCGGCTGGATCCGGGCGGGTTCCCCTCGGCCGGGCTGCGGCCAGGCGACGCGGTCCAGGTCGTTGCGAGCGCCGGACCGCAGGGCGGCGACGACAGCCAGGTTCTGGTCGAGCGTGGCCTGGTTGAGGCGGTCGTGGTGCTGTCCGACCAGGGGGCCGCAGCCCCGCGGCTGGTGACCCTGTCCGTGCCGGCGGCGCGGGCCGCAGCGGTGGCGGCAGCCGGCACGGCCGGACGCGTCTCGCTGGCGGTCGTGCCGTGACTTCGGCGGCGGTGGTGTCCGTGGCGGGAGCGCCGGGGGTGTCAACGCTGGTGGCCGCCGCCGCGGCGGCGTCGACCGTCGACGATCCGCTGCTGGTGGTGGAGGCGGCCCCGTCGGGCGGGGTGGTGGCGGCCCGGTGGGGCTGGCCGCGCGAGGAGACGATCGCCGAGCTGGCAATGGACGTCGCCGGCGGGGTGGACCTGTGGGGGCGGGCCCGCCCGTGGCTGGCAGGCTCCCGGGTGTTGCCAGGCGATCCGGCGGCGACGGTGATGCGTCAGGCGCAGGTGGGTTCTTGGCTGGCGTCCCAGCTGGCGGCGATCGCCCACCCGGTGCTGATTGACGCCGGCCGGGTCGACGGGTCGGCCGATCAGCTCGAGCTGCTTTCCGCCGCGGAGCACGTGTGGGTGCTGATCGACCCGACGGTCGCGCAGGTGACAGCCGCCAAGGCCGTCGCCAGCTGGCTGCACCGCGCCGGGCCGCTGGCGTTGCTGGTACGCGAGCAGACGACCGGGCCCGGCCGGTACCCCGCCGCCGAAGCCGCCGCCACCTTGGGCTGGCCGCTGGTGGCTACGGTCCCGGTGGACCGGCCGTCCGCCGCCGCGCTGTGCGGGCTGGCGCCGGCTCGCCGCGAGTTTCGCCGGGCGCCGCTGGTGCGCACCGGCCGGGAGCTGGCCGGCCGGCTGACGGCGGAGGTGGCGGTGTGACCTTGAGCTGGTCGCATCCGACCGTGCGGCCGGTGGTCCGTGCGGTGGTCGACGGCGTTCGTCGGCAGATGGGCGCCCGGTTCGACCGTCAGGTGGCCGAGCAGCTCAACCGCGACCAGGTCGCCGAGCTGATCGCCGACGAGGTCCGCAGGCTGCGCACCGACGACAGCGGGTTGCTGCCGGCAACGATGACGCCCGACGGGCGGAACGCGGTTTGGGCCACCGCCCTGCACGCGGCGCTGGCGGAGCTGGTCGGGCTGGGCCGGCTGCAGCCGCTGCTCGACGACGACCTCACCGACGCCCACATCAACGGCTGCGACCAGGTGTGGGTTGTGCGCGCCGACGGCAGCAAGCATCGCGCCGACCCCGTCGCGGACAGCGACGCCGACCTGCTCGAGCTCGGCCGGACGATTTCGCGCCGCTACGGCCAAGAGGGCGAGCAGGAATGGTCCGAGACCAGCCCGACCGCCGAGGTGACACTGACGTCGGGGCACCGCGTCGAGCTGGTCCGCGACGTCACGCTGCGGCCCTCGATCACCATCCGCCGCCTGGACCTGTCGATCTTCCGTGTCTCCCAGCTGGTCGGGTTGGGGACGCTGCACGAAGCAGTAGCCGACTTCCTGTCAGCGGCGGTGCGCTATGGCTGCAATCTGTTGGTCGCCGGCGGCACTGGCGCCGGCAAGACCGTCACCACGCGGTGCCTGATCAACGAGATTCCCCCGGCCGAGCGGGTGATCACCATCGAGGACGTCCGCGAGCTGGCCGTCACCGATCCCAGGACTGTCGACCGCGACGGCAACCGGCTGCACCCCGACGCCGTGGAGATCCTAACCCGCCGCCCCAACGCGGAAGGAGCCGGCGGGTTCAGCCTGGCGGACGGGCTGCGCGCCTCCAAGCGCATGAACCCCGACCGGCTGATCGTGGGCGAGGTCCGCTCGGTCGAGGCCTCGGACATGATCGACGCGATGCTGGGCGAGGCGGGCGGGTCGCTGTGCACCGTGCACGCCGCATCGGCCCGCGCTGCGCTGGACCGGCTGGTGTACCTGGCCGCCAACAGCTCACAGCTGACCGAGTCCACCGCCCGCAAGATGGTCGCCGACGCTGTCGACCTGGTCGTCTGGCAACGTCGAGATCCGGCAACCGGCCGCCGGTACGTCGCCGAGGTCATCGAGATCGACGGGGTCGACGACGGCGTGCTCGCCCTGCACGAGGCCTACCGCACCGACACGGCCGGTCGGCTTGTGGTCGCGGACGGCCCGACCCTGCGGCTGCACCAGCGGCTGGTCGAACACGGCTGGATCACCCCGGTCAGGCAGGTGGGCTGACGTGGGCACCACCGTCGTGGCGCTGCTGTCCGGGCTGCTGGTCGCAGCCGCCACCGTCGCGGTCGGCGTCGGGCTGGCCGGCACACCCCAGCCGGCGGCCGAGCGCACCATCGACTGGCGGCGGGCAACACGCCGCTACGGCACCGCCGCCGGGGTCGGGCTAATCGCGGTTGCCGCGTGGCTTGCGACCGGCTGGCCGGTCGCAGGGATGCTCGCCATCGCGCTCGTGTGGTTGGCACCCCATGCCGCGCGCGCC encodes:
- a CDS encoding TraM recognition domain-containing protein produces the protein MLRPLFVGLVDAVMRHAANRVNRGVRAGRPLMVLLDEAANSAPLQDLDRYAFVSRDRGVQLVTVWQDLAQIEDRYGRDRARTILNNHQAKVVLSGVTDRGLLEYLSGLLGDERILQRSTTGRASNLSESETWRPLATVDELRRLPTDRAVLVHTSTRPARIRLRPYYRQRQWRKLADRWQPIGSAE
- the tadA gene encoding Flp pilus assembly complex ATPase component TadA, producing MTLSWSHPTVRPVVRAVVDGVRRQMGARFDRQVAEQLNRDQVAELIADEVRRLRTDDSGLLPATMTPDGRNAVWATALHAALAELVGLGRLQPLLDDDLTDAHINGCDQVWVVRADGSKHRADPVADSDADLLELGRTISRRYGQEGEQEWSETSPTAEVTLTSGHRVELVRDVTLRPSITIRRLDLSIFRVSQLVGLGTLHEAVADFLSAAVRYGCNLLVAGGTGAGKTVTTRCLINEIPPAERVITIEDVRELAVTDPRTVDRDGNRLHPDAVEILTRRPNAEGAGGFSLADGLRASKRMNPDRLIVGEVRSVEASDMIDAMLGEAGGSLCTVHAASARAALDRLVYLAANSSQLTESTARKMVADAVDLVVWQRRDPATGRRYVAEVIEIDGVDDGVLALHEAYRTDTAGRLVVADGPTLRLHQRLVEHGWITPVRQVG